Proteins encoded within one genomic window of Augochlora pura isolate Apur16 chromosome 11, APUR_v2.2.1, whole genome shotgun sequence:
- the LOC144477003 gene encoding uncharacterized protein LOC144477003, translating into MVPGPSIQVCQGDKVVIDVENHIEGMDVTIHWHGVWQRGSQYYDGVPFVTQCPIQEGSTFRYQWMAGNEGTHFWHAHTGLQKIDGLYGSIVIRQPPSKDPNSQLYDYDLTTHVILLSDWFHETAAERFPGRLAVNTGQAPESVLINGKGQFRDPNTGFMTNTPLEVFTITPGRRYRFRLINSFGSVCPSQITVEGHSLSLIATDGEAVQPVSVDTIISFSGERYDFVINADQPVGAYWIQVRALGECGISRAQQLAILRYARGPYQPTTTAPTYDFGLPQGVVLNPLDAICSRAREDAVCVNQLKNARQIDQGILQQRPDVKIFLPFRFLFYRPEEVFQPQTYNRFLVAPTGDHVISLVDEISFTFPPAPPLSQIDDVPPEQFCNGDNRPADCGANCMCTHQVDIPHNAVVEVVLVDEVQQPNLSHPFHLHGYAFNVIGMGRSPDKNVKKINLKHALDLDKRGLLNRQFNLPPAKDTIAVPNNGYVIFRFRADNPGYWLFHCHFLFHILIGMNLILHVGTHADLPPIPPNFPRCGDHLPPITPPSLLDSFH; encoded by the exons ACCAGGACCTAGCATCCAAGTCTGTCAAGGTGACAAAGTCGTCATTGACGTGGAGAATCACATCGAGGGAATGGACGTCACTATACATTGGCACGGAGTATGGCAGAGAGGATCTCAGTACTACGACGGCGTACCTTTTGTCACGCAGTGTCCTATCCAAGAGGGCAGCACCTTCAG GTATCAATGGATGGCTGGCAACGAAGGTACACATTTCTGGCACGCTCACACCGGTTTACAGAAGATCGACGGTCTCTACGGAAGCATCGTGATACGACAACCTCCGAGCAAGGATCCCAACAGCCAATTGTATGACTACGATCTGACCACACATGTTATACTGCTCAGCGATTGGTTCCACGAAACTGCGGCGGAACGTTTCCCTGGTCGCCTCGCTGTCAACACTGGACAAGCCCCTGAAAGTGTTCTCATCAACGGAAAAGGACAATTTAGA GATCCCAACACCGGTTTCATGACGAACACACCCCTGGAGGTCTTCACCATAACTCCCGGCCGTCGTTATCGTTTCCGATTGATCAACTCCTTCGGATCGGTCTGTCCATCTCAGATCACGGTCGAAGGCCACTCTCTGAGCCTGATCGCGACCGACGGCGAGGCCGTGCAACCGGTCAGCGTGGACACCATTATCTCATTCTCCG GTGAACGTTACGACTTCGTGATCAACGCGGACCAGCCTGTCGGCGCCTACTGGATCCAAGTTCGCGCGCTGGGAGAGTGTGGTATATCTCGTGCTCAACAACTCGCCATTCTGCGCTATGCCCGTGGGCCTTACCAACCCACTACCACTGCGCCGACGTACGACTTCGGTCTGCCACAGGGTGTC GTGCTGAACCCCCTGGACGCCATATGCAGCCGTGCACGGGAGGACGCGGTCTGTGTGAACCAGCTGAAGAATGCCCGCCAGATCGACCAAGGAATTCTCCAGCAGCGTCCCGATGTGAAAATATTCTTGCCATTCCGTTTCCTCTTCTACAGGCCAGAAGAAGTCTTCCAGCCGCAGACGTATAATCGATTCTTGG TCGCGCCGACCGGGGATCACGTAATCTCTCTCGTCGACGAAATTTCGTTCACGTTCCCGCCGGCGCCTCCGCTCTCGCAAATCGACGACGTCCCGCCCGAACAGTTCTGCAACGGTGACAACAGGCCCGCCGACTGCGGCGCCAACTGCATGTGCACCCATCAGGTCGACATACCCCATAACGCCGTCGTCGAAGTCGTCCTTGTTGACGAag TCCAGCAACCGAACCTGTCGCATCCGTTCCACTTGCACGGTTACGCGTTCAACGTGATCGGTATGGGCCGCTCGCCGGACAAGAACGTGAAAAAGATTAATCTGAAGCACGCGCTCGATCTCGACAAGAGGGGCCTCCTCAATCGACAGTTCAATTTGCCACCTGCCAAGGACACCATCGCCGTCCCGAACAACGGCTACGTAATTTTCCGATTCCGCGCTGACAATCCCG gATACTGGCTATTCCATTGCCACTTCCTCTTCCACATACTGATCGGCATGAACCTGATACTGCACGTCGGGACGCACGCGGACCTGCCGCCGATACCGCCGAACTTCCCGAGATGCGGCGACCATCTTCCGCCCATCACACCGCCATCGCTGTTAGACTCGTTTCACTGA